GCCCCCTCAAGACAGCGTGTCTACCAATTCCACCACCCCGGCACGAAAGCGCATGGATCCAAACCGATGCTAACCGCAAGGCCTTCGGAAGTCAACGCCCTCTCCGGGGCGCCCGTTCGGCCTACTCCGTCTCTCCCGCCCCCGCCACCGGAGCCTCGGCCTCCCCCTGCGGCGCCGCCGCCTCAGGGATCCCCGCCTGCGGGAGACCGGTCTCCGGGAGCCCTTGGGAAGGAACGGTCGCGCGCCCTTCCTGTTCAAGCGCCCTCCGGATCGCGCTGTCCGCTTCCGCGGTCCGCTGCCGGCTGAGAACCGTAAGGGTGAGCGAGGTCAGCATGAAGACGATCGCGAGAACGGTCGTCGTGCGCGAGAGGAAGGTCCCCGCCCCGCGCCCGCCGAAGACCGCTTGCGTCGCGGCGCCTCCTCCGAACGCTCCGGCGAGCCCGCCTCCCTTGCTCGACTGGAGGAGAACCACCACGACGAGCAGGATGCAGTTGATGATGTGGATGCCCGTGAGAAACGCCGTCATGTCGAAGCCCCGTCCTTCCGTATCAAGGATAGTTTATGCTGAAATGATCTCCGTGAACAACGCCGCGTCGAGGCTCGCGCCGCCGACGAGCGCGCCGTCGATTTCATCCTTCCCGAGAAGCTCCGCCGCGTTCGACGGCTT
The nucleotide sequence above comes from Candidatus Eisenbacteria bacterium. Encoded proteins:
- the secG gene encoding preprotein translocase subunit SecG, with the protein product MTAFLTGIHIINCILLVVVVLLQSSKGGGLAGAFGGGAATQAVFGGRGAGTFLSRTTTVLAIVFMLTSLTLTVLSRQRTAEADSAIRRALEQEGRATVPSQGLPETGLPQAGIPEAAAPQGEAEAPVAGAGETE